From the Streptomyces sp. NBC_00390 genome, the window AGCGCTCCTTGCCGTGGCGCACATGCCGGTCGACGAGCCTGCGGACCCGGACCTCATTGTCGAGCTCGAGGAACCAGACCTCGTCGAGGAAGGGGCGGATGTACGCCCAGTCGCCCTCGTCATGGAGCAGATAGTTGCCCTCGGTGACGACAAGGGGGACATCGGGACCGACCGGGATGCTGCCGGCGACCGGATCCTCCAGTGTCCGGTCGAAGGCGGGCGCATAGACGGTGGCGCCCGGCGCGGGGCGGCGCAGCCGGCCGAGCAGGGCCGCGTACCCGGTGGCGTCGAAGGTCTCGGGGGCGCCCTTGCGGTGGGCACGGCCCAGGCGCACCAGCTCACTCTGGGCGAGGTGGAAGCCGTCCATGGGAACGAGGGCGGCCAGGCCCTCCATGGCGTCGACGAGCCGGGCGGCGAGGGTCGACTTCCCCGAGCCGGGCGCTCCGGCCAGCCCCAGGATGCGACGGTGGCCGGGGACCGCGAGGGCGCGGGCGCGGTCCAGGAGGTGCGGCGGAAGCGGCGACACGTGCGACGGAGGCATGGCATGCATTGTTCCACTGTGGTCATACGTATAACCTTCTCCGTATGCCCACCATCGCCCTGGTCACCCTTGTCGTCCGCGACTACGACGAGGCCATCGCCTTCTACACCGACGCCCTCGGCTTCGAACTGGTCGAGGACACCGCCCGCGGGGGAGGCTCGCGCTGGGTGGTCGTCCGCCCCGGCGGCGCGCCGCACGGCACGGGCCTGCTGCTGGCCCGGGCCGCCGGCGAGGCGCAGCACGCGAGCGTGGGCGCACAGACCGGCGGCCGGGTGGGCTTCTTCCTGTACACCGAGGACTTCGCACGCGACCATGCCCGGATGACTGCGGCCGGAGTGCGCTTCCTGGAGGAGCCGCGGCACGAGGCGTACGGGTCGGTCGCCGTCTTCGAGGACCTGTACGGCAACCGCTGGGACCTGCTGCAGCCGAAGTAGGATCCGGGCGCATGATCGATCGCACCCTCGCACTGCTGCGGCAGCGTCCGGATCTGGCCGAACTGGCCGCTTTCCCCTTCGACTTCGACATCAACCGGGCCTACCACGGCGAGGACGTCCGCCTCGCTTCGGGAGCATCGCTGGAGCCCGTGGCCGGTGACGACACCGGCGGCACCTACTTCGTCTGCGCGGACGGCGCGGTGCTCTATGCGTCGTCGGAGGGGGAGGCAGGGCTGATCGGCGAGAGCGTGACCGAGGCGCTCGAGATCATCATCGGGGGCGGGGGGCTTCACCGCATGGAGATCGGTCCCTGCCTCGACGAGAAGCAACTGCTCGCGGAGATAGGCGAGGAGGAGGACGAGATGCGCGCGTCCTACGCCCCCGATCTGGACGCCCAGCGCGCCGCGTTGCTCGACGGCCTGGGGCTGCCCCGCCGCTCGCCCGTCGAGCTGGCCTTCCGGCTGGACGCCGTGGCACGGCGCACCGATCCCGATCATGTGCTGCTGAACTCGACGGAGTTGATGGCGTACCAGTACCTGGACGAACGGGCGCGTGTGCCGCTCCCCGACGCAGCTCTCGCGCCCGGCCGGGCGGACCTGGAGCGCATGCGCACCGGTGGGCCCGCGGCGTGGGAGGACGCCGGGTCGGACCCGGCGCGACGGGCGGGTGTGCTGCGGGCGGCGCAGTTCGACCGCCGGGCGGACGATCTTCCTTTGCTGCGGCACCTGCTGGAGCGCGAGGCGGCCGGGCGAGCCGGGCATTTCCGGGAGCGACGGCTTGCGGCCGTACTGGTCGGCCTGCACGGTCACGCCGAGGACCTGCCCCTGGTCCGTGCGGCCGGTAACCACCTGCCACCGTCATCGGCGTCGGAACTGGCCGAGTGGGCCCGGCAGGAGGACGCGGCAGACTTCGGACAGGACCCTGCCGCGGAGGACGAGTTCACCTGGATCGCGCTGGCCCGCCGTCAGGGCCGGACGGAGTTCGTACGCGCCGTACTGATCCGGATGCTGGACGACACGGGCCCGAAGGCGGAGCGGCTGGCGGCGCTGAGCCGCGAACTGGAGCTGATCGGCGACCATGCGCAGGCGGCACGCGCACACCACAACTTCGCCTCACTGCAGGACACGGCCTGGGACCGGGCCGTGTCCTGCAGCAAGCTGGCGGAGCTGCACCGGCTGGCGGGAGATCTCCCGTCGGCGCGGCGCGCCCTGGAACGGGTGCGTTCGGCGATCGGCCTGGACGCACCCGCTGCCCGTCCGCGGGACCGCCAGTTGGCCCTCGGCCTGGGCAGCGCCGCCGAGGGACCCGCCCCGGACACGAGTGCCGCCGAGTGGCATCGCCGGGGCCTGGGCCGGAGGATCACCGAGCAGCATCTGGAACTGGTGCTCGCGGCGATCGAGGCGGGCCGGCCCGAACTCGCCGAGGAGACCATGGCCCACGGCAAGGTCCTGCTCAAGACCATCGCCAAGGAGCCCCGGCGGTCGCTGAGCGAGCTCTCGAGCCGGGCCAAGTGGGCCGTCGCCGCGCTGAGGACGGGCCGGAGCTGCGTGGACCCTGCTCAGTCCTCGAAGTAGTCGGTGAGCACGCACCCGTCCACGAGCGCCTTCTCCTTGCGGAAGCCACTGGGCGGGCCGAAGCTCGGGTGGCAGTTCAGCATCAGGAGTCGGCCGCGCTGGAGCAGGGAGTGGACCGCTGACTCCTGGGTGGGGATGACCGCGAAGTCCTGCCCGATGACGAAGCCGCCCCCGAGGTCCTCCTCCGGGTCGTCGATCAGACGCTTGTCGAGGTCTGCCTTGTACGCGGCCTGGAATGCCTTGGCATCCTTGATCATGAAGATACGGGTGCCGCGGCCGCAGGCGCCGCGCTCGGTGACGGACCAGTCGGCGTCGAACTCCTCGTCGCCGGGGAAGAAGTCGTCGTCCTGGGGGTCCACGGAGATGTCGTCGCACCTCGTGTAGCCGTTGATGAAGTCGGCGGCCGCCGCCATGGAGCCCGCCTTGGGCAGGCCCAGGAAGCCTGTCGCATCATCGGGCGCGGATCCGTTGACCCCGCCGTTCCTGGTGGGGTTCTCCAGGGTGCCTTCGTTCGGGTCCGCCGGGTTGTCGCCTCCCTGTGCCGCCTGCCCTGCGCCGTTCCCGAAGCCCCCCGGGCCGATGCCGCCTGCGTCGCCTCCGCAGGCGGTGAGCACGAACAGGGCCGCGACAGCGGCGAACAACGGCTTGACACGCATGAGTACGGCTTCCCCCGAGTGAACGACCTTGGATCGCGGCGACGGCGACTCTAGTGTGATCATCATTGCCGCCGCAAAACGGCCCGGGCGCCGAGACCGGCTACAGCGGCAGCGCACACACCGCGACCGGCGACTTGAAGCCCCGGCCCGCGGAACGCAGTTCGCCCGTCCGCCGGTCGACGTGAAAGACCGTCACCGTGCCGGAGCGCTGGTTCGCCGCGAACAGCAGTCCGCCGGAGGGCGACAGGGCGATGTGCCTCGGGAAGTCGCCGCCGACGGGGACGGTGTCCAGGAGCCGCAGACGGGCGCCGCCCGCCTCGACGGCGTACCGGGTCAGGCTGTTGTGACCGCGGTTGGCCAGGTAGGCGTAGGCACCGTCGCCGGTCACCACCAGCTGGGCCGGGTAGCTGGTGCCGGGCCCGGTGCCGGTCGGCTGCGGCGCCCCGGGGCGCAGTGCGCCGGTGCGCGGGTCGTAGGCGCACACCACCACCGTGTTGTCCACCTCGGCGGCGAGGTACGCGAAGCGGCCGGAGGGATGGAACGTGAGGTGGCGAGGGCCCGCCCCCGGTCGCACGGTCGCGTGCGAGACCCGGGCGAGCCGCCCTGCCGACGTGTCGAGGCGGTATGTGTACACGGTGTCGTTGCCCAGGTCGACGGCGAGGACATGGCCGCCGTCCGGGCTGGTGACGATCTGGTGGGCGTGCGGCCCGTCCTGACCCGGCCCGGGCGGCGGGGCCGTATGC encodes:
- a CDS encoding nucleoside/nucleotide kinase family protein, encoding MPPSHVSPLPPHLLDRARALAVPGHRRILGLAGAPGSGKSTLAARLVDAMEGLAALVPMDGFHLAQSELVRLGRAHRKGAPETFDATGYAALLGRLRRPAPGATVYAPAFDRTLEDPVAGSIPVGPDVPLVVTEGNYLLHDEGDWAYIRPFLDEVWFLELDNEVRVRRLVDRHVRHGKERSYAERWVRDSDEPNARLIGRGRDRADLVVPMA
- a CDS encoding VOC family protein, which produces MPTIALVTLVVRDYDEAIAFYTDALGFELVEDTARGGGSRWVVVRPGGAPHGTGLLLARAAGEAQHASVGAQTGGRVGFFLYTEDFARDHARMTAAGVRFLEEPRHEAYGSVAVFEDLYGNRWDLLQPK
- a CDS encoding lactonase family protein; this encodes MGTGNGAHIGRRRFLGGLGAAATAAVLPACGASEPASPSPAPARPSSGPRRARPLFLGTYTSAEGGGTGIGTATYDDRTGHITGTGVVDGVADPSYLAVHPSGRTLYAANEREDGGVTAVRLAEDGRHQVLGTRSTGGDAPCHLSVHPSGRWLLSANYGSGSVAVHPIGASGALGERTDLVAHTAPPPGPGQDGPHAHQIVTSPDGGHVLAVDLGNDTVYTYRLDTSAGRLARVSHATVRPGAGPRHLTFHPSGRFAYLAAEVDNTVVVCAYDPRTGALRPGAPQPTGTGPGTSYPAQLVVTGDGAYAYLANRGHNSLTRYAVEAGGARLRLLDTVPVGGDFPRHIALSPSGGLLFAANQRSGTVTVFHVDRRTGELRSAGRGFKSPVAVCALPL